The Streptomyces sp. NBC_00224 genome has a window encoding:
- a CDS encoding sugar ABC transporter permease, producing MHLDKPHEAPVDAPPAAGEAVTAVDPRLLVREQGFAGYLSEFKRKMKAGDLGSLPVVVGLIAIMAIFQSLNSNFLTAGNLSDISVAMVGTGMIATGIVFVLLLGEIDLSVGSVSGVAGASFAVLNVTHGMAEWLALVLAVLTGTVAGAIHGFVFAKIGVPAFAVTLAGLLFWNGFMLQVLGSNGTINLDPEGLVAKLTSYYFSDVAAAYGLAAIAVVAFFLTSFLDSRRREAAGVPSRPLSEIVLRTVLLAIPAVGAAAVYNQYKGLPLAVVLFLAVLVLTDFVLRRTAYGRKVFALGGSIEASRRAGINVVMIRTSIYAISGTFAAIGGLFLASKITAANQGAGSGELLMNAIAAAVIGGTSLFGGRGRTWNALLGVLVITSIQYGLALQGIASPIQYMITGGVLLATVVIDAVTRKTQKSAGRA from the coding sequence ATCCACCTCGACAAGCCGCACGAGGCCCCCGTCGACGCGCCGCCGGCCGCGGGCGAGGCGGTCACCGCCGTCGACCCGCGCCTGCTCGTGCGCGAGCAGGGCTTCGCGGGCTACCTGTCCGAGTTCAAGCGCAAGATGAAGGCGGGCGACCTCGGGTCGCTGCCGGTCGTCGTCGGCCTGATCGCCATCATGGCGATCTTCCAGAGCCTGAACTCGAACTTCCTGACCGCCGGCAACCTCTCCGACATCAGCGTCGCCATGGTCGGTACGGGCATGATCGCCACCGGCATCGTCTTCGTGCTGCTGCTCGGCGAGATCGACCTGTCGGTCGGCTCGGTCAGCGGTGTCGCGGGCGCCAGCTTCGCGGTGCTCAACGTCACGCACGGCATGGCCGAGTGGCTGGCCCTGGTCCTGGCCGTCCTCACCGGTACGGTCGCCGGCGCCATCCACGGCTTCGTCTTCGCCAAGATCGGCGTCCCCGCGTTCGCCGTGACCCTGGCCGGTCTGCTGTTCTGGAACGGCTTCATGCTCCAGGTCCTGGGCAGCAACGGCACGATCAACCTGGACCCCGAGGGCCTGGTCGCGAAGCTGACCAGCTACTACTTCAGCGATGTGGCGGCCGCCTACGGCCTGGCCGCGATCGCGGTGGTGGCGTTCTTCCTCACCTCGTTCCTCGACAGCCGGCGCCGCGAGGCGGCCGGGGTGCCGTCCCGGCCGCTCAGCGAGATCGTGCTGCGCACGGTGCTGCTCGCGATCCCGGCCGTCGGCGCCGCCGCCGTCTACAACCAGTACAAGGGCCTCCCGCTCGCGGTGGTGCTCTTCCTGGCGGTCCTGGTGCTCACCGACTTCGTGCTCCGGCGCACCGCGTACGGCCGCAAGGTCTTCGCGCTCGGCGGCTCCATCGAGGCCTCCCGCCGGGCCGGCATCAACGTGGTGATGATCCGCACCTCGATCTACGCCATCTCCGGCACCTTCGCGGCCATCGGCGGTCTCTTCCTCGCCTCGAAGATCACCGCGGCCAACCAGGGCGCGGGCAGCGGCGAGCTCCTGATGAACGCCATCGCGGCGGCCGTCATCGGCGGCACCAGCCTCTTCGGCGGCCGCGGCCGCACCTGGAACGCGCTGCTCGGTGTGCTGGTGATCACCTCGATCCAGTACGGCCTGGCCCTGCAGGGCATCGCCTCGCCGATCCAGTACATGATCACGGGTGGCGTACTGCTCGCGACCGTCGTGATCGACGCGGTCACCCGCAAGACCCAGAAGTCCGCCGGCCGCGCCTGA
- the dxs gene encoding 1-deoxy-D-xylulose-5-phosphate synthase: MPLLTRIRGPRDLDRLSPEQLDQLAAEIRTFLVDAVSKTGGHLGPNLGVVELTIALHRVFESPKDKVLWDTGHQSYVHKLLTGRQDFSKLKMKGGLSGYPARAESEHDFIENSHASTVLGWADGLAKANEVLKKDDHVVAVIGDGALTGGMAWEALNNIAAAKDRPLVIVVNDNERSYAPTIGGLANHLATLRTTDGYERFLAKGKDLLERTPVVGKPLYETLHGAKKGLKDFIAPQGMFEDLGLKYVGPIDGHDIEALESALTRAKRFGGPVIVHCLTEKGRGYQPALADEADRFHAVGKIHPDTGLPVSTSGLDWTSVFGEEMVRLGKEREDIVAITAAMLQPVGLDKFAKAFPERVYDVGIAEQHAAVSAAGLATGGLHPVFAVYATFLNRAFDQVLMDVALHKCGVTFVLDRAGVTGTDGASHNGMWDMSILQVVPDLRIAAPRDADQVRAQLREAVEVDDAPTVVRFSKGAVGPAVQAVGRIGGMDVLRRPEAESPDVLLVSVGALAPMCLEIADLLDAQGISTTVVDPRWVKPVDEALAPLAETHRVVVTVEDNSRVGGVGSAVAQALRDAGVDVPLRDFGIPPRFLDHASRKEVMAEIGLTAPDIARQVTGLVAKLGGLESESAVEPARD; encoded by the coding sequence GTGCCGCTGCTTACCCGTATCAGGGGACCGCGCGATCTCGACCGGCTCAGCCCGGAGCAGCTGGACCAGCTGGCCGCTGAGATCCGGACCTTTCTCGTGGACGCGGTCTCCAAGACCGGCGGGCACCTCGGCCCCAACCTGGGCGTCGTGGAGCTCACGATCGCGCTGCACCGCGTCTTCGAGTCGCCCAAGGACAAGGTCCTGTGGGACACCGGCCACCAGAGCTATGTGCACAAGCTCCTCACCGGCCGCCAGGACTTCTCCAAGCTGAAGATGAAGGGCGGGCTCTCCGGCTACCCGGCCCGCGCCGAGTCCGAGCACGACTTCATCGAGAACAGCCACGCCTCCACCGTGCTGGGCTGGGCCGACGGCCTGGCCAAGGCCAACGAGGTCCTGAAGAAGGACGACCACGTCGTCGCGGTCATCGGCGACGGCGCGCTCACCGGCGGTATGGCCTGGGAGGCGCTGAACAACATCGCCGCCGCCAAGGACCGCCCGCTGGTCATCGTGGTCAACGACAACGAGCGCTCCTACGCGCCGACCATCGGCGGCCTCGCCAACCACCTGGCCACCCTGCGCACCACCGACGGCTACGAGCGCTTCCTGGCCAAGGGCAAGGACCTCCTGGAGCGCACCCCGGTCGTCGGCAAGCCGCTGTACGAGACGCTGCACGGCGCCAAGAAGGGCCTCAAGGACTTCATCGCCCCGCAGGGCATGTTCGAGGACCTGGGGCTGAAGTACGTCGGCCCGATCGACGGCCACGACATCGAGGCCCTGGAGTCCGCCCTGACGCGCGCCAAGCGCTTCGGCGGCCCGGTCATCGTCCACTGCCTCACCGAGAAGGGCCGCGGCTACCAGCCCGCCCTGGCGGACGAGGCCGACCGCTTCCACGCCGTCGGCAAGATCCACCCCGACACCGGGCTGCCGGTCTCGACCTCCGGCCTCGACTGGACCTCGGTCTTCGGCGAGGAGATGGTCAGGCTCGGCAAGGAGCGCGAGGACATCGTCGCGATCACCGCGGCCATGCTCCAGCCGGTCGGGCTCGACAAGTTCGCCAAGGCCTTCCCGGAGCGGGTCTACGACGTGGGCATCGCCGAGCAGCACGCCGCGGTCTCCGCGGCGGGCCTGGCCACCGGTGGGCTGCACCCCGTCTTCGCCGTCTACGCCACCTTCCTCAACCGCGCCTTCGACCAGGTCCTGATGGACGTCGCCCTGCACAAGTGCGGGGTGACGTTCGTCCTGGACCGGGCCGGGGTCACCGGCACCGACGGCGCCTCGCACAACGGCATGTGGGACATGTCGATCCTCCAGGTAGTCCCCGACCTGCGGATCGCGGCCCCGCGCGACGCCGACCAGGTGCGCGCCCAGCTCCGCGAGGCCGTCGAGGTGGATGACGCCCCTACCGTCGTGCGCTTCTCCAAGGGCGCGGTCGGCCCGGCGGTCCAGGCGGTCGGCCGGATCGGCGGCATGGACGTGCTGCGCCGCCCCGAGGCCGAGAGCCCCGACGTGCTCCTCGTCTCGGTCGGCGCGCTCGCCCCGATGTGCCTGGAGATCGCCGACCTGCTGGACGCCCAGGGCATCTCGACCACCGTCGTCGACCCGCGCTGGGTCAAGCCGGTCGACGAGGCGCTGGCGCCGCTCGCCGAGACCCACCGGGTCGTCGTCACCGTCGAGGACAACAGCCGCGTCGGCGGTGTCGGTTCGGCCGTCGCGCAGGCGCTGCGCGACGCGGGCGTCGACGTACCGCTGCGCGACTTCGGCATTCCGCCGCGCTTCCTCGACCACGCCTCCCGCAAGGAGGTCATGGCCGAGATCGGGCTGACCGCGCCGGACATCGCGCGCCAGGTCACCGGCCTGGTCGCCAAGCTCGGCGGCCTGGAGAGCGAGAGCGCCGTGGAGCCCGCGCGCGACTGA